In a single window of the Bos javanicus breed banteng chromosome 16, ARS-OSU_banteng_1.0, whole genome shotgun sequence genome:
- the RBBP5 gene encoding retinoblastoma-binding protein 5 isoform X4, whose protein sequence is MNLELLESFGQNYPEEADGTLDCISMALTCTFNRWGTLLAVGCNDGRIVIWDFLTRGIAKIISAHIHPVCSLCWSRDGHKLVSASTDNIVSQWDVLSGDCDQRFRFPSPILKVQYHPRDQNKVLVCPMKSAPVMLTLSDSKHVVLPVDDDSDLNVVASFDRRGEYIYTGNAKGKILVLKTDSQDLVASFRVTTGTSNTTAIKSIEFARKGSCFLINTADRIIRVYDGREILTCGRDGEPEPMQKLQDLVNRTPWKKCCFSGDGEYIVAGSARQHALYIWEKSIGNLVKILHGTRGELLLDVAWHPVRPIIASISSGVVSIWAQNQVENWSAFAPDFKELDENVEYEERESEFDIEDEDKSEPEQTGADAAEDEEVDVTSVDPIAAFCSSDEELEDSKALLYLPIAPEVEDPEENPYGPPPDAVQTSLMDEGASSEKKRQSSADGSQPPKKKPKTTNIELQGVPNDEVHPLLGVKGDGKSKKKQAGRPKGSKGGAISELL, encoded by the exons ATGAACCTCGAGTTGCTGG AGTCCTTTGGGCAGAATTATCCAGAG GAAGCTGATGGAACTTTGGATTGTATCAGCATGGCCCTGACTTGCACCTTTAACAGGTGGGGCACGCTGCTTGCAGTCGGCTGCAATGACGGTCGAATCGTCATCTGGGATTTCTTGACGAGAGGCATTGCTAAAATAATTAGTGCACACATTCATCCGGTCTGTTCTTTATG CTGGAGTCGAGATGGTCATAAGCTCGTGAGCGCGTCCACTGATAACATAGTGTCACAGTGGGATGTCCTGTCAGGCGACTGCGACCAGAGGTTTCGATTCCCTTCACCCATCTTAAAAGTCCAGTATCATCCGCGAGATCA gAACAAGGTTCTCGTGTGTCCCATGAAATCTGCTCCTGTCATGTTGACCCTTTCAGATTCCAAACATGTCGTTCTGCCCGTAGACGATGACTCCGATTTGAACGTGGTTGCATCTTTTGATAGGCGAGGAGAATATATCTATAcaggaaatgcaaaaggcaag ATTTTGGTCCTAAAAACCGATTCTCAGGATCTTGTTGCTTCCTTCAGAGTAACAACTGGAACAAGCAATACCACAGCCATTAAGTCAATAGAGTTTGCCCGGAAGGGGAG TTGCTTTCTAATTAACACAGCAGATCGAATAATCCGAGTTTATGACGGTAGAGAAATCTTAACCTGTGGAAGAGATGGAGAGCCTGAACCCATGCAGAAATTGCAGGACTTGGTGAATAG GACCCCGTGGAAGAAATGCTGTTTCTCTGGGGATGGGGAGTACATAGTGGCAGGGTCAGCCCGGCAGCATGCCCTGTACATCTGGGAGAAGAGCATTGGCAACCTGGTAAAGATTCTCCATGGGACCAGAGGAGAGCTCCTCCTGGATGTAGCT TGGCATCCTGTTCGACCCATCATAGCGTCCATTTCTAGTGGAGTGGTATCTATCTGGGCACAAAATCAAGTA GAAAACTGGAGTGCATTTGCGCCAGACTTCAAAGAATTGGATGAAAATGTAGAATATGAAGAAAGGGAAtcagagtttgatattgaagATGAAGATAAGAGTGAGCCTGAACAGACAG GGGCTGATGCCGCAGAGGACGAGGAAGTAGATGTCACCAGCGTGGACCCTATCGCAGCCTTCTGTAGCAG TGATGAAGAACTGGAAGATTCAAAGGCTCTATTATATTTACCCATTGCCCCTGAGGTAGAAGACCCAGAAGAAAATCCTTATGGCCCCCCACCGGATGCAGTCCAAACCTCCCTGATGGACGAAGGGGCTAGCTCAGAGAAGAAGAGGCAGTCTTCAGCAGACGGGTCCCAGCCACCTAAGAAGAAACCCAAAACAACCAATATTGAACTGCAAGGAGTACCAAATGATG AAGTCCATCCACTACTGGGTGTGAAGGGGGATGGCAAATCCAAGAAGAAGCAAGCAGGCCGGCCTAAAGGATCAAAAG
- the RBBP5 gene encoding retinoblastoma-binding protein 5 isoform X2, whose translation MNLELLESFGQNYPEEADGTLDCISMALTCTFNRWGTLLAVGCNDGRIVIWDFLTRGIAKIISAHIHPVCSLCWSRDGHKLVSASTDNIVSQWDVLSGDCDQRFRFPSPILKVQYHPRDQNKVLVCPMKSAPVMLTLSDSKHVVLPVDDDSDLNVVASFDRRGEYIYTGNAKGKILVLKTDSQDLVASFRVTTGTSNTTAIKSIEFARKGSCFLINTADRIIRVYDGREILTCGRDGEPEPMQKLQDLVNRTPWKKCCFSGDGEYIVAGSARQHALYIWEKSIGNLVKILHGTRGELLLDVAWHPVRPIIASISSGVVSIWAQNQVENWSAFAPDFKELDENVEYEERESEFDIEDEDKSEPEQTGADAAEDEEVDVTSVDPIAAFCSSDEELEDSKALLYLPIAPEVEDPEENPYGPPPDAVQTSLMDEGASSEKKRQSSADGSQPPKKKPKTTNIELQGVPNDEVHPLLGVKGDGKSKKKQAGRPKGSKGKEKDSPFKPKLYKGDRGLPLEGSAKGKVQAELSQPLTGGAISELL comes from the exons ATGAACCTCGAGTTGCTGG AGTCCTTTGGGCAGAATTATCCAGAG GAAGCTGATGGAACTTTGGATTGTATCAGCATGGCCCTGACTTGCACCTTTAACAGGTGGGGCACGCTGCTTGCAGTCGGCTGCAATGACGGTCGAATCGTCATCTGGGATTTCTTGACGAGAGGCATTGCTAAAATAATTAGTGCACACATTCATCCGGTCTGTTCTTTATG CTGGAGTCGAGATGGTCATAAGCTCGTGAGCGCGTCCACTGATAACATAGTGTCACAGTGGGATGTCCTGTCAGGCGACTGCGACCAGAGGTTTCGATTCCCTTCACCCATCTTAAAAGTCCAGTATCATCCGCGAGATCA gAACAAGGTTCTCGTGTGTCCCATGAAATCTGCTCCTGTCATGTTGACCCTTTCAGATTCCAAACATGTCGTTCTGCCCGTAGACGATGACTCCGATTTGAACGTGGTTGCATCTTTTGATAGGCGAGGAGAATATATCTATAcaggaaatgcaaaaggcaag ATTTTGGTCCTAAAAACCGATTCTCAGGATCTTGTTGCTTCCTTCAGAGTAACAACTGGAACAAGCAATACCACAGCCATTAAGTCAATAGAGTTTGCCCGGAAGGGGAG TTGCTTTCTAATTAACACAGCAGATCGAATAATCCGAGTTTATGACGGTAGAGAAATCTTAACCTGTGGAAGAGATGGAGAGCCTGAACCCATGCAGAAATTGCAGGACTTGGTGAATAG GACCCCGTGGAAGAAATGCTGTTTCTCTGGGGATGGGGAGTACATAGTGGCAGGGTCAGCCCGGCAGCATGCCCTGTACATCTGGGAGAAGAGCATTGGCAACCTGGTAAAGATTCTCCATGGGACCAGAGGAGAGCTCCTCCTGGATGTAGCT TGGCATCCTGTTCGACCCATCATAGCGTCCATTTCTAGTGGAGTGGTATCTATCTGGGCACAAAATCAAGTA GAAAACTGGAGTGCATTTGCGCCAGACTTCAAAGAATTGGATGAAAATGTAGAATATGAAGAAAGGGAAtcagagtttgatattgaagATGAAGATAAGAGTGAGCCTGAACAGACAG GGGCTGATGCCGCAGAGGACGAGGAAGTAGATGTCACCAGCGTGGACCCTATCGCAGCCTTCTGTAGCAG TGATGAAGAACTGGAAGATTCAAAGGCTCTATTATATTTACCCATTGCCCCTGAGGTAGAAGACCCAGAAGAAAATCCTTATGGCCCCCCACCGGATGCAGTCCAAACCTCCCTGATGGACGAAGGGGCTAGCTCAGAGAAGAAGAGGCAGTCTTCAGCAGACGGGTCCCAGCCACCTAAGAAGAAACCCAAAACAACCAATATTGAACTGCAAGGAGTACCAAATGATG AAGTCCATCCACTACTGGGTGTGAAGGGGGATGGCAAATCCAAGAAGAAGCAAGCAGGCCGGCCTAAAGGATCAAAAGGTAAAGAGAAAGATTCTCCATTTAAACCGAAACTCTACAAAGGGGACAGAGGTTTACCTCTGGAAGGATCAGCGAAGGGTAAAGTGCAGGCGGAGCTCAGCCAGCCCTTGACAG
- the RBBP5 gene encoding retinoblastoma-binding protein 5 isoform X1, which produces MNLELLESFGQNYPEEADGTLDCISMALTCTFNRWGTLLAVGCNDGRIVIWDFLTRGIAKIISAHIHPVCSLCWSRDGHKLVSASTDNIVSQWDVLSGDCDQRFRFPSPILKVQYHPRDQNKVLVCPMKSAPVMLTLSDSKHVVLPVDDDSDLNVVASFDRRGEYIYTGNAKGKILVLKTDSQDLVASFRVTTGTSNTTAIKSIEFARKGSCFLINTADRIIRVYDGREILTCGRDGEPEPMQKLQDLVNRTPWKKCCFSGDGEYIVAGSARQHALYIWEKSIGNLVKILHGTRGELLLDVAWHPVRPIIASISSGVVSIWAQNQVENWSAFAPDFKELDENVEYEERESEFDIEDEDKSEPEQTGADAAEDEEVDVTSVDPIAAFCSSDEELEDSKALLYLPIAPEVEDPEENPYGPPPDAVQTSLMDEGASSEKKRQSSADGSQPPKKKPKTTNIELQGVPNDEVHPLLGVKGDGKSKKKQAGRPKGSKGKEKDSPFKPKLYKGDRGLPLEGSAKGKVQAELSQPLTAGGAISELL; this is translated from the exons ATGAACCTCGAGTTGCTGG AGTCCTTTGGGCAGAATTATCCAGAG GAAGCTGATGGAACTTTGGATTGTATCAGCATGGCCCTGACTTGCACCTTTAACAGGTGGGGCACGCTGCTTGCAGTCGGCTGCAATGACGGTCGAATCGTCATCTGGGATTTCTTGACGAGAGGCATTGCTAAAATAATTAGTGCACACATTCATCCGGTCTGTTCTTTATG CTGGAGTCGAGATGGTCATAAGCTCGTGAGCGCGTCCACTGATAACATAGTGTCACAGTGGGATGTCCTGTCAGGCGACTGCGACCAGAGGTTTCGATTCCCTTCACCCATCTTAAAAGTCCAGTATCATCCGCGAGATCA gAACAAGGTTCTCGTGTGTCCCATGAAATCTGCTCCTGTCATGTTGACCCTTTCAGATTCCAAACATGTCGTTCTGCCCGTAGACGATGACTCCGATTTGAACGTGGTTGCATCTTTTGATAGGCGAGGAGAATATATCTATAcaggaaatgcaaaaggcaag ATTTTGGTCCTAAAAACCGATTCTCAGGATCTTGTTGCTTCCTTCAGAGTAACAACTGGAACAAGCAATACCACAGCCATTAAGTCAATAGAGTTTGCCCGGAAGGGGAG TTGCTTTCTAATTAACACAGCAGATCGAATAATCCGAGTTTATGACGGTAGAGAAATCTTAACCTGTGGAAGAGATGGAGAGCCTGAACCCATGCAGAAATTGCAGGACTTGGTGAATAG GACCCCGTGGAAGAAATGCTGTTTCTCTGGGGATGGGGAGTACATAGTGGCAGGGTCAGCCCGGCAGCATGCCCTGTACATCTGGGAGAAGAGCATTGGCAACCTGGTAAAGATTCTCCATGGGACCAGAGGAGAGCTCCTCCTGGATGTAGCT TGGCATCCTGTTCGACCCATCATAGCGTCCATTTCTAGTGGAGTGGTATCTATCTGGGCACAAAATCAAGTA GAAAACTGGAGTGCATTTGCGCCAGACTTCAAAGAATTGGATGAAAATGTAGAATATGAAGAAAGGGAAtcagagtttgatattgaagATGAAGATAAGAGTGAGCCTGAACAGACAG GGGCTGATGCCGCAGAGGACGAGGAAGTAGATGTCACCAGCGTGGACCCTATCGCAGCCTTCTGTAGCAG TGATGAAGAACTGGAAGATTCAAAGGCTCTATTATATTTACCCATTGCCCCTGAGGTAGAAGACCCAGAAGAAAATCCTTATGGCCCCCCACCGGATGCAGTCCAAACCTCCCTGATGGACGAAGGGGCTAGCTCAGAGAAGAAGAGGCAGTCTTCAGCAGACGGGTCCCAGCCACCTAAGAAGAAACCCAAAACAACCAATATTGAACTGCAAGGAGTACCAAATGATG AAGTCCATCCACTACTGGGTGTGAAGGGGGATGGCAAATCCAAGAAGAAGCAAGCAGGCCGGCCTAAAGGATCAAAAGGTAAAGAGAAAGATTCTCCATTTAAACCGAAACTCTACAAAGGGGACAGAGGTTTACCTCTGGAAGGATCAGCGAAGGGTAAAGTGCAGGCGGAGCTCAGCCAGCCCTTGACAG
- the RBBP5 gene encoding retinoblastoma-binding protein 5 isoform X3: MNLELLESFGQNYPEEADGTLDCISMALTCTFNRWGTLLAVGCNDGRIVIWDFLTRGIAKIISAHIHPVCSLCWSRDGHKLVSASTDNIVSQWDVLSGDCDQRFRFPSPILKVQYHPRDQNKVLVCPMKSAPVMLTLSDSKHVVLPVDDDSDLNVVASFDRRGEYIYTGNAKGKILVLKTDSQDLVASFRVTTGTSNTTAIKSIEFARKGSCFLINTADRIIRVYDGREILTCGRDGEPEPMQKLQDLVNRTPWKKCCFSGDGEYIVAGSARQHALYIWEKSIGNLVKILHGTRGELLLDVAWHPVRPIIASISSGVVSIWAQNQVENWSAFAPDFKELDENVEYEERESEFDIEDEDKSEPEQTGADAAEDEEVDVTSVDPIAAFCSSDEELEDSKALLYLPIAPEVEDPEENPYGPPPDAVQTSLMDEGASSEKKRQSSADGSQPPKKKPKTTNIELQGVPNDEVHPLLGVKGDGKSKKKQAGRPKGSKAGGAISELL; the protein is encoded by the exons ATGAACCTCGAGTTGCTGG AGTCCTTTGGGCAGAATTATCCAGAG GAAGCTGATGGAACTTTGGATTGTATCAGCATGGCCCTGACTTGCACCTTTAACAGGTGGGGCACGCTGCTTGCAGTCGGCTGCAATGACGGTCGAATCGTCATCTGGGATTTCTTGACGAGAGGCATTGCTAAAATAATTAGTGCACACATTCATCCGGTCTGTTCTTTATG CTGGAGTCGAGATGGTCATAAGCTCGTGAGCGCGTCCACTGATAACATAGTGTCACAGTGGGATGTCCTGTCAGGCGACTGCGACCAGAGGTTTCGATTCCCTTCACCCATCTTAAAAGTCCAGTATCATCCGCGAGATCA gAACAAGGTTCTCGTGTGTCCCATGAAATCTGCTCCTGTCATGTTGACCCTTTCAGATTCCAAACATGTCGTTCTGCCCGTAGACGATGACTCCGATTTGAACGTGGTTGCATCTTTTGATAGGCGAGGAGAATATATCTATAcaggaaatgcaaaaggcaag ATTTTGGTCCTAAAAACCGATTCTCAGGATCTTGTTGCTTCCTTCAGAGTAACAACTGGAACAAGCAATACCACAGCCATTAAGTCAATAGAGTTTGCCCGGAAGGGGAG TTGCTTTCTAATTAACACAGCAGATCGAATAATCCGAGTTTATGACGGTAGAGAAATCTTAACCTGTGGAAGAGATGGAGAGCCTGAACCCATGCAGAAATTGCAGGACTTGGTGAATAG GACCCCGTGGAAGAAATGCTGTTTCTCTGGGGATGGGGAGTACATAGTGGCAGGGTCAGCCCGGCAGCATGCCCTGTACATCTGGGAGAAGAGCATTGGCAACCTGGTAAAGATTCTCCATGGGACCAGAGGAGAGCTCCTCCTGGATGTAGCT TGGCATCCTGTTCGACCCATCATAGCGTCCATTTCTAGTGGAGTGGTATCTATCTGGGCACAAAATCAAGTA GAAAACTGGAGTGCATTTGCGCCAGACTTCAAAGAATTGGATGAAAATGTAGAATATGAAGAAAGGGAAtcagagtttgatattgaagATGAAGATAAGAGTGAGCCTGAACAGACAG GGGCTGATGCCGCAGAGGACGAGGAAGTAGATGTCACCAGCGTGGACCCTATCGCAGCCTTCTGTAGCAG TGATGAAGAACTGGAAGATTCAAAGGCTCTATTATATTTACCCATTGCCCCTGAGGTAGAAGACCCAGAAGAAAATCCTTATGGCCCCCCACCGGATGCAGTCCAAACCTCCCTGATGGACGAAGGGGCTAGCTCAGAGAAGAAGAGGCAGTCTTCAGCAGACGGGTCCCAGCCACCTAAGAAGAAACCCAAAACAACCAATATTGAACTGCAAGGAGTACCAAATGATG AAGTCCATCCACTACTGGGTGTGAAGGGGGATGGCAAATCCAAGAAGAAGCAAGCAGGCCGGCCTAAAGGATCAAAAG